The Lolium rigidum isolate FL_2022 chromosome 2, APGP_CSIRO_Lrig_0.1, whole genome shotgun sequence genomic interval TTTGTTTTAGACAGAAAATCCTACTCCTGACTTGTGTAGGATCCTCTCGTTAGGTTCAGGTGAGATCAGaaaaatgggataaaattgtgcAACATACTTATGGACTGTACCTACAACTCAAAAAAATAGCTCAAAACTCAATCAACATTTAGAGAGCTAAAAAAGATAAGAGGTAATTGCACCACTAGTATAACAACTTGCCTTCTATGTGCATTTTTATACAACATGTTTGAAAGTGTATTGCACTTGTACAAAAACGATGCGAGTGGGTGCACAAGTCATACAATTCAATCTGGTGGCGACACGTGGCCGTTTCCAGGCGGGAGATGAGTGTTTCCGATATAGCACTGAAGAAATCTGATAATTGCGAACAGGTCGTCGAGGTCTCTCTCTGTATAACAACGCACATATCACGCAGGACGTAATGTGGTTTCCTTTCTCGTCGTGGTGCGAAGTTGGCGACGACGGAGGCGATtttgtgggcggcggcggcggagatggccgaCGATCCTCGCCGCCGACAGTGGTGCGAGGAACCTCTACAATACGATAAGCCTTGTCCTCTTCTCTCGTTTCTCGTCTTCTTCTCTGCGGAGCTGCGCGACGGCCATGGATGATGTCCCCACGAAGATGTTGGTCATATGTGAATGATTTGAGGCGCAAAATTAGTCGAAATCGTCGTTGTAGTGCTTAGGGATTGGTTTGGGAAAGGTTTTGACCGAtatggttgattgtttttggtggcaAATAAAGTTGATCGGGAAATCTTCGATTTTTTCAGATGAACAAGTCGATTCAGATCCGATGAATGCATCTACTCCATTGTTGGTATTGTGTTTGTAACAATGTAGCAGTAATTCATGTATTTTTAcacagttaagatccaaattgaaGCTGCACAAGTTAACTGAATATCAAGTTTGCACTTTTAATTGAATTTTGATATTTGCAGTGCTAACTGAATTTTGACACTTGCATTCTGTGCAGATGATCCTGACAGGTTTACAAATGAGATGGATCACAATGAGTTTTTATGTGGTCTCAAGGAGCATTTGCAGTATGTTTGTGGGATTGTGGATTATTTTGACAATTGCAACACTGATACTTTCTCACTTCAGTGGCTTGAGGATTTTGTTAAGCAAAGAGGAAATGAGATGATAGACAAAACAAAGTTCTACTGGTGTGTTCCTAGGAGTGACATGAGAGATGAATTGTGTCTCATTCAGAATGATGGTGACATTGTTCCAATGATGGCTGCTCTGAGAGATGTGAAGACACTGTCAATTATGGTGGATCATAACAATTTTTTGCAGGGGCTCAAGACAGATGTCATTGTGCCAATTCCTAGCAAATACACATGAGTCGGAGATGCTGCAGAGCAAGAGAAAGAGAAATGGAAAGAGATTGATGAAGAACTGTCTCCTCTGCATGTCTTTCATCAACAGAGTTATATAGTGAGGATGAGGATGATGGTGACGATGTGACGGTGATTTCTATGACAGTGATTGTGATGCAGAAGATGCTGATGATGATCTGTTTCTAGATAAAATTGACAATGATTTTAATGACAACAATGAGTGCACAGAGATAGTTGAGTGTGAGGATGATGCTAGCCTTGATCATGATAATTTGAAATTGACAAATGAGCAACAGAAGCTTCTGGAATACAAGTTCAAAGAATTCAACCATGTAGTTGACATGGCAACCCCTGTCTTCAATGTAGGCATGTTATTTTCTAGCATGGCTGAATTTAGGAAGGCTTTGTCAACTTATGGTGTGAATGAGAGAGTTAAGATTATGAAGTCAAGGAAtgaagcaactaggcttgatgctCATTGTGAGGAAGGATGTCCTTGAATGATCAAGGTGTCAGAAGAGAAATGGAGGGAGCCATTGTAGTCAGACAACATTGCAGTGAGCACACTTGTGAGAGGTACTGGGAGTTGAAATCACTGACAGCTCCTTTCCTCACTCAAATCTTCATTGATGAATTTAGAGATAACCAAAAATAGGCTTGCAAGCATTTGCAGCCAAAGTTCAAAGGAAATTCAATATATGTCCAAACAAATTTAAATTAGGAAGGGCAAGGAAGGCAACACTTAGCATAATTCATGGGGATGAAAAGGAGCAGTTTGCCCTATTACGTGACTATGGTCAGGAGTTTAGAAGATCAAACCCTGGGTCGAGATTTTTCCTAAGCACCAACCAAATTAACGAAGCTGCAGATCTTGTTCCCAAAGAGCATCTGGCCACAGTATACTGGTCATATGATGCATGTAAGAGGGATTTCTTGGAAGGTTGCAAGCCTCTGATATGCATAGATGGATATCACATTAAAacaagatctaaaggaaatatgttGATCAACCTTGGTTTCATTGGGTTTTCGATTTTATGTTTCAAGCGAAAAGCATCGAAATTTGGAGCTAAGATCCAAAGACAGACATTGAAATTTGGAGTTATCATCTCTTTAGGcatatcttcacatatccatgatcacacaAAAGTCGCCAAGCTTGAAGCATATGACTCTTCTAgatactcatcttgaacttgcgctttgacttgatcaaccttgaatCATATATTCTTCCTTTATAACGATGATGTCTTGAAGACACGCGAAATTCTCACGCCACCTTTTCCTTCTAAATACATGTTCGCCATGGGATCAACTCTCTCATGAAAAAATTTCGGATCACTCCTTGAATAACACCTCGgtcgacacttgatcttcttcactttgttcttcttctttcaacctcaaatccaacatatggttcaagcatcgcATGTGAACAAATCCTTCAAGTAAAACACAATGCAACCATTAGTCGATAGAGATTGTCACGAGTTACAAAATCACACATGGAGTCTCCATGCTCTTTCAACGAGGTTCTCCACCATGTTATCAACGCTAAGTTTGTGGAAACTCACACTTCAATGGTACGTGACATCAGGCAATTTGCTCATCAAAAATTGCCTCACCGCCATGCCCTCTAGGCAAAGAGGGATCTAGTTTTCCTAAAATCCCTTATTTACATAAGCGGGCATATCAAATTTCCTTTCACGCTGTATGTTCCACGTTAGATTATGTGTACCACGACTCAAGTTTATGTGACACTACACATACATGTTGCCGATGCATAGCTTAAGTGCGATGGTATATATTTGGTGGCAGAGTGATGTAGCCAAAGCATTAAGAAAATATTTTTCAGGACACACTTTTTCTCTACCGTTAAGCACCCCAAAACTGTTTCAATGACGCTTAGCCATCTAGCTTGGCGGAAATAGGCACATTACATGCTCTATCGTGTTGTGTCATATGTAGCTGAAGAATGACATGGACTCCCACTCTACATTTGGAGTATACGCCTTCGTAGCATACACCTCTTCCAtgcctcccctccccctcccctacTTTACTACCCGTCTGGCGATAAGTACCCCCCGCAGCCGAAGGCCATCCATCACCCCCTCTTTGTGGTTATGGATTCCGTTGTTCTCCATGACTCTCGTCACCCCTCCCGTCCTTATCATTTTTTCCTTTCTATGACAAGCACACGAGCAAGAGAACGCCTTTTGCCTCCCCTCTTCATGAATTTGGATCTCATTCTCGGTGACCCTCTTCGCTCCCCTCCCAGTTCTTATTGATTTTTCTCGCCCTTTCTATGATAAGCGCTTCCGTGGACTGCCAACAATCTCTCCTCCCATCTTATGGTGAATTTTCTTATTCACCATGACCCTCTTCACATATATCATCCCTCTTTCCGGTTTCTTCTACGATAAGCGTTTCCGCCGTCAAAGAACACCCATTGCTTAGTCCTTGTGGATCTCAATTTTCTTGCCATCCTTGATTCTCCATGGATCTGAATTTTCTTGCTCCCCCTCCGACCACAAGTGAGTTCACCGCATGAACCCTCCATATCCCACTGACAACACTAGGTTTGGGTAGAAATGCCGATAGGGTCATCACAGCCGATGGTTTGGCATCCGGGGTAGATGAGAGCATGTGAGTTGTGAACCTCTAATTCGTTAACTCCATGTGAGAGCGATGCAAATCACACGCTACCTTTTTCTTACCGACCTCTTCACAACCGCTAATTCCACGTAAGAGCAACGATTTGCGATTGGTTTTATCTCTAAATTTGTTTGATGGTGAGTTGGTTGAGTTGTTCTCTGTGCTGTTGCATCCTACACCGCGAATTTGcactattttgttgttgttgagggCTGTGAATTGGCACCAGCTGGAAGCTTAGCTGGACCGAACAAGTTTCCAATTTTTGCTCGTTCAGTTTACACCTTTTCCTCGCTTCCGGACAGTAAAGTTGGCGTTTAAAACCAAAAAAAAGCATGTAAAACCAGGCGTATCCTACGCGTATCCTTGGCGTATACAAAACCGAACCGCGTGTCCTCACGCGGCggcctcctccctcttctcccTCCCTCCCATCGGATCCGAAACACAAGCGAAAAAAACGGGccggagcaaaaaaaaaaaaaactctcgaGCACAGGGGCACACAACAGACGGACTGAAGAACTCCCGGTCGgaacgaaaccctaaccctagctccgCCCCGCCGCGCCCCTCGCCGGAGGCCCTTCCCCGGCGCGGGCGTATCCTCCGCCCGCGATGCGCCCCTCCCCCGCCGAGCCTTCATGAGCGCGGGggccaccatggccggcgccgAGGGCTCCGGCTCGCCGGAGGCGGCGGCCCTCGGCCTCGGCTTCGACCCGTACGAGCAGGCCCTGAAGGCGCTGTCCCTGCGCACGCCgttcgaggaggaggcggcgccccGGGTGCCCACGCTGCCCGCGCGGCTCGTCAGCTGGGCGGGGCCCAGCGACCGCCGGAAGAAGCACAAGAAGCTCGAGCCCCCCGACGCGGCCGCCGAGGAGCACCCGCCCAAGCTGCCCGCCGCGCCCTCCGGGAAGAAGGGCGCCTGGGACCACTTCGAGGCCTACTTCCGCCCCGTCACCCTCAACGACGTCCAAATGCTCATGATGCCCGCCAGGTTCCCCTTCTGCCGCGGGGAGCTCGACCCGTGCGTCGTCGTGCCGCTGCCCGGCAGCAGcatcagcagcagcggcggcgaggaggaggaggagctggtggtggaggagacgtatGACGTGGCCGTCGCCGAGACGAGCTCCTACCTGGGCGTGGGCGGCGAGGAGGTCGTCTGCAACAAGGAGCGCAGCGCGCAGAGTGCGGATTTCGTCAGCAACGTCAGCACCGAGCAGGGCATACATGACGTCGTCGTGCAGCAGCTGGATTGCCCCAGGGACCGCAGCGAGCAGAGCATTGAGCAGCGGATGCAGGAGGTGGTTGCGCAGCGCGAGGAGTGGCCACAGGAGGTGGAGCAAGGTAGTAGCAGCGGTGGCACCGTGTCACCAGtatgcgaggacgacgacgaggaggcagGGACATCACTGAATTGGCTGCTAGGAGCGAGGCAGCGAGTCGTGCTCACCACCGAGCGCCCAAACAAGAAGAGGAAGCTCCTAGGTGTCGACGCTGGGCTACAGAAACTTGTGCTGCTTCCACGCTTGGGAGCTCGGGCTGGGTCGACGTGCGATGTTTGCTGCTTGGGACAGAGTGCCATGGCCTCCAATAGGATGCTTCGCTGTAGCACCTGCAAGGCCTCCGTGCACCAGAAGTGTTATGGTGTGCATGCCGTGCCAAAGGGCAAGTGGCTCTGCGCTTGGTGCAAGTATGTGGAGTCCGCAGGGGTGTCATCCAAGAGAGAGGCAGCCAGCACCCTGTCGATGCCTTGTGTGCTATGCCCAAAGGGGAAAGGGGCTCTAAAACCTGCAAAACCCGACCCTAGTCGAACTGCAGATGGAGGCAGCCTGCAATTTGCGCACTTGTTTTGTAGCCTTTGGAGACCAGAGGTTCTTGTGGAGGACATGGACTCTATGGAGCCTGTTACCAATATTGGATCTGTACAAGAGAATCCAATCAAAATGGTCTGCACTATTTGCAAGGTTAAGCGGGGTGCATGCGTCCGATGTAGCCATGGTATATACTTCTACTCCCCGTCTCAATTATCACAATTTGAGCTTTCTTTCACTACGTATAATATTTAAGGTTACCCAGACCTTAGTATTGCAGAAAATATTGCTTCAGAAACGCAGCCCCATGTTATATCATTATATTAAGCGTTATATTAACTTCCTGTACATACAATTTATAAAACGAAATAGGTAGTTCTCCCTATctatttttccttctttttttgaTCGGGCTTATTTTTCCTTTTTGAAACTTACAGTACACCAAAAACCTACCTTTTTTTTAACAGACAACACAATCCGCCTCAGTTTTGGTATTGAGCTTTGCCTTTTCTGATACTCAGCATGTACTTTATTCTTTCAACTTCAAGTGTTACTTCTTTAATGGAAGGTATCCAAGATAATTTATACTCACATTCCAACAAAAGAGTCATGCCTGAGTAACCCACGATGGTCGAGTAGATGCAGCCTTTTAGTAAGATTTCCCTTGACATCAGTGGTGCCCTAAGTAACCGACGATGTTTTCTGTGTTGTTTTCTCATGGCCACACAAAAGGAATCCTGTTTTTATGTTGATTGATTTCCTTGGCTAGGCGATTGGCCATTATTTCCCTGTGATACTTGTTATTGTCTTGTGTTGATTGACTTGCTTGCCTAAGTAACAGACGATGTTTTCTGTGTTATTTTCTTATGGCCAACCAAACTTACCATTCTTTTTGATATCGCAATGCCCTGAACTCTGTTTGATACATTTCGTTTTTCGATATAGCTGCGCAAGATAGATTAAGCATTGGATTGTATATATACTAAAAGTGTCTCCTAAAAGCTGTTTATATATGATGTATTATATGAAAAGAAACATGTTcagttatctttgacatttttccTCAACTTTGTGCCAGTTATAAATACTACCACCTATGTTATATATAGCCATGCCAAAGAAATATTACCTCTGTTCCAAAATATAAGCTCTTTTAGAAAGCTAACTTAGCTATGTAAAAAGGGTTATATTTAGGAATGGAGGTAGCATTAGTCTTTCGGCTAATATCCATTGTGCAGAGTTTTGCCCACTTCTGTAGGTTGTTAACGCTAAGCTCCATGTGGTTTTCAGGGTCATGCCGGGCTGCCTTCCATCCTATATGTGCACGAGATTCCAAGCACCAAATGGAGATATGGGGAAAATTTGGACATCCTAATGTGAGATCATTATCTTCAAGCAGTTGCCACAGCCTTATCTAAGTTCTTGTTGTTCATTTTTCATGTTCGTTTTTCAGGTTGAGCTGAAAGCGTTTTGCTCAAAGCATTCTTCAGTTGGGTATGTCAACTCTCTAGAGAAAAGCAATAATGCATCTGAGCAGGGTGCTAGAGAAGTGAGGACAAAAGATGCAAATCTCAGCATTGGAAAGATTCCAAAGCTGAGATTCACACGGAAGAACAAGGACAGATCCATGAACTATGAAACCGGTAGCTTTAACCCTGACAGCCTTATCAAAGTGGAGACGATGGAGCACGGTGCTTTGCCCCGTACTGTTAGAAGTTCAGATACTCAAGCAACCCGAAATATGGAAATGGATACTGATAATCCCTCAGTTAGTAATCTTATGAGAAACTCTGGTGATATTGCTATGGTTCTCAAAAAGGTAACTGCTGATTCAGAACCAAGTTGTTACTCAGGCATTTACTGATTAACCTTTGTGAAGAAAAATATTAATACCTACTGTATTTGCAGCTAATTGACAGAGGGGATGTTAGTGTGAGTGATATAGCATCTGAAGTGGGTATTTCTTCAGCGTCCTTCGAAGCTGCTCTCGTGGTACTTTGGGCATAGCTTATATCTAGCATTAAAAATTAATTTCCGAGCTAGTTTTGTTAATTCTCTGATTTTCAGGGTGAAACTACAACATTTTCCCATGGTTTGAAGTTGAAAATCATCAAGTGGCTTCAAAAGTCTGCACATATACCAGCTGTTGAAGCAATCCCTCTTAAAGAGAGCTCAGAGGTGGTACAAGAGGACAAACTAGATGGGTCTGAGGGTACAAATAGTGTCAATGTGAATAGTTCATTGGTCCCAGTGGAAAAAGAAGCAGCAGTTGAGATGTCGGTTTCTACTGTACCAAAACTCTCACCACCAAGGTCTAATGCCAAAGTTCTGAAAGAAGAGAAGGCAATATGTGCAACTGGAACTACTTTGGAAAATGGAAAAAAAGATATGGCTAAAGGAAGTGCTGATGATTTTTCAAAAGATTTTATTAGAAATCTGTCCCCAGTTGGAAACAAGGATACTTCAAAGGCAGTGCATGAAAAATTGGTATGAAAAAACACACTTTTCAATATTTTGTGAAGCTTTTCTTGTTTCTTGCCTCTGAACTGGTTTGAAGCATTAAATATCAGTGTGTAGATAGTTTCCTCTGATTTTTTCCCTGAATAACTGGTGGCTGTCATCATAACTTAGCAAACATCTTCATTGACTATGTTTCTGCATGCATATCTACGTACCTGCTAACTTTTAAGTATAGTAAATGGGAATAAGAGAGATTTTATCCGCTGTGttctttgagggtagatatatccTTAGTAGCTCTGATGGGATTTCTTTCAAACTCCACATGGGCAAGTGGCCAAGGCCTAAGGTGATATATATGTATGCTGTTTGCTGTGACTGATTGTGTAGTGTTGCAGGGACCTACTTCGTGCTAAATAACAAGTATATTATCTGAAATTCAACAGTAAAATGGTAGATGAATTTTCTATTAGTGTTCACAAATGGATTGGCCCTTAAATGTACATGTTCTCTACAATTTTGCCACTCACTAGTAAGTTCATGGAATCTTTAGTTTTCCTCTGTCTCTCCCTGCTGCATCAGCTTTTAGGTGTCTTCTTAATTTTTACTGCAAATAGTTCAACAGAGAGCTAACAGATATCTTGTTCTGTTATCATTGTTTGTGTCTCCCTGTTCTGCTAAGGTTGTGAGCTCCAAGTTACCTTGGTTTAATAGGTGGCTGTACTGTCATTATTTACGGCCTTAAGGAAATGACCTTTAGTTATGGATGCAGTTTTGATTCCCATCCTTTTGACAGATACCAAACAGCATCCCTGGCAATGAAGTATTCGGTGCTTCCATGGAGATACCAAATCAACTTGAAGGTAAAAATCTTTTGTTGAACCACTTCTCCTGAGTTCTCGCTGCCTTCTCCACGATCTCTATTACTCTAGAGAGCATTTTAATCGTTTGCTGTCTTATCGTTCTGTGATCTTTTCTGTTGGCCACCACTGGAAGGTCAGTTTTCTTTTGGTTAATTGTTCATTCACAAAACCAAATGAGACAAATTGCCACACAACATTTAGCAAAACCTACAGTTAGAAATCCTTATTTATAGTGTGACCCAGTCTGATATGCCAGCCTGAAAAGAACTTCACAACATTTTCTCTATAGTACCGCACGAGCTCTGAATGATCTGCTCTAGCTTGCCTGCTTGTATTGTAATGAAGTGGCTGCCAACTTTGCGAAAGTTGCAAGCTTGCCTGATGTCCTTATTTTCTGTGCAAATGACGTCTTGGTGGTTGCAAATTTTCAAGTATGCATTTCTCATTCTCTTTGTGTTATAATTTGGACTATATTAGATATTACTAGTTTAACAACTTACAGTGCCTTGCAATGCTGGTCATGACAGCGCCGTTCTACATTTATATATGTGGGCATTTAAGGCTATGTTTGGTtctttatttgttttctattGGACAAGACCAGTTCTTCCCTGTTGTTACTTGCCATTCAAGGGCTACAATTTGTTGTAAATTTTACCGGTTCAAGAAAAATAGCTATACCAACTAAAAGTTGCCATTTCTGCATATGCCATTTTTCCATATCATTATTTATAATAAGAAAGGTGAAAATGAAGCATACCTCAAAGCCATAGACATTCTCGAATCAACAGAGCTCATCTTGCGCAGAACGGAATTTTGTATAGAAATTCTTAAATATTGCTTAGTTTTATGGACCTGGATGGGAGAGTTAACTCTTATTCACACATAACAGATTGTCGTATATACATTACAGTATTTTCTTATAGTAGATATCTTTTAGCTAACAATTATGTTACCGAATTATTCATGTAAATGTTTGGTATTGTTCTAGTTCTGACAGTATATTATGAACAGCTACATCACTTGGAAGGAAAAATAATGACTTGACAGAGCCTGAACTTGGCTCGGAACTGGAGGGGTGCGTATCTTCATTGGataaaacctcttctttgggtgataatgtTAAACATGGGTCGAATTCAGATGAAAATGGCGTATGCAATCATCGTgattgtaatatggatcatgttaaTGGACAACCCTTTTTCAGGTAAATAATCCAGCTAATTGTGTATTGTCCTATTGTCCTAGTCTGCTATTCTTTATTTAGTCTCAAACCACATTTTCTTTTTGCATGAACAAAGGTCCTCCTATTTTGCCGGGTTGTTGTTGACCCCTTTTTTGCGTCATGCAGCTTTGATGATTCTCATTCTTACATCCATCCATCTATCAAGGAAAAGATTGCTTATCTTTGGGACCATACTTTTAAGCAGAATAAGCAGGCACAGTATCACTCTGGTAAGTTATTAATACTTTCTCCAAATAATTACCTAGTTTTAAGCTATATTGTTGGCACCTTTAATTTTCTTAATGAAATTTGACTTGTCATGCTTTATCTGAATCTGTTTTCTTGGGTCAAATGTTTCTAGAAGGACAATTATGTTCTTCCAGTGAGAAAAGGCACGTGGATTCCTCAATAGAACTAATGGAAACAACAGAAATTGATGTGGCAGACCAAATTTCTAAGGCAAAATCTTTGGGAATTCTTGATCATTCACCTGATGATGAAGTAGAAGGAGAAATGGTGTTCTTACAAGCTAGGCTTCTTGACAATGCTATGGTTCTGAAGCATAGATATGGTAAGTTTTTCCTCTGTTTATGTAGTCTTTGTATCCTTTACTCTTCTGCTGTGGTTTTTAGAATAATTAAACCTTGTCAATT includes:
- the LOC124693274 gene encoding uncharacterized protein LOC124693274 isoform X1; its protein translation is MQEVVAQREEWPQEVEQGSSSGGTVSPVCEDDDEEAGTSLNWLLGARQRVVLTTERPNKKRKLLGVDAGLQKLVLLPRLGARAGSTCDVCCLGQSAMASNRMLRCSTCKASVHQKCYGVHAVPKGKWLCAWCKYVESAGVSSKREAASTLSMPCVLCPKGKGALKPAKPDPSRTADGGSLQFAHLFCSLWRPEVLVEDMDSMEPVTNIGSVQENPIKMVCTICKVKRGACVRCSHGSCRAAFHPICARDSKHQMEIWGKFGHPNVELKAFCSKHSSVGYVNSLEKSNNASEQGAREVRTKDANLSIGKIPKLRFTRKNKDRSMNYETGSFNPDSLIKVETMEHGALPRTVRSSDTQATRNMEMDTDNPSVSNLMRNSGDIAMVLKKLIDRGDVSVSDIASEVGISSASFEAALVGETTTFSHGLKLKIIKWLQKSAHIPAVEAIPLKESSEVVQEDKLDGSEGTNSVNVNSSLVPVEKEAAVEMSVSTVPKLSPPRSNAKVLKEEKAICATGTTLENGKKDMAKGSADDFSKDFIRNLSPVGNKDTSKAVHEKLIPNSIPGNEVFGASMEIPNQLEATSLGRKNNDLTEPELGSELEGCVSSLDKTSSLGDNVKHGSNSDENGVCNHRDCNMDHVNGQPFFSFDDSHSYIHPSIKEKIAYLWDHTFKQNKQAQYHSEGQLCSSSEKRHVDSSIELMETTEIDVADQISKAKSLGILDHSPDDEVEGEMVFLQARLLDNAMVLKHRYEDLIVKVVQNLSRELNVFSKRKWDFILVNHFLRDVREAKKRGRKEKRHKEAQAVLAEAAAAVAASSRNSTVRKDANDDISPKFGAGSSRVAQRTPSLPRPKDSSKPFNSKVSPVTNFGTFHMPILSKENALYCDVCLRSESVLNRIFVCSRCKAAVHIDCYRNLGISIGPWKCELCEDISSEAVSSSGEADCNDKYVSMVRCALCHGTSGAFRKTIDDQWIHAFCAEWLLETKYMRGQDNPVSGMETLLIYLREKDTCCVCISKVGVCLKCNSEGCQTTFHPSCARDAGFYMNIKGFGTTLQHKAYCAKHSTEQKETDAWQYGPEELNSLKRMRVELEKLRLLCERVIKREKVKRETVLCDHDILAKTKDTVVFSYLAPGASSESATTSVNNKSYSGTVQRSDDVTVDSSISGKKTVRFSLNNGDAERNTADSSRTLISFKRKLSERGPLAGKQLPQRSVSALQKLEDGEQKIKDKIETFQKELIMTSDQASTQNQRLPKGYVYVPRDSLSKEKPWKRNTQTHEPHEPGG
- the LOC124693274 gene encoding uncharacterized protein LOC124693274 isoform X2, coding for MQEVVAQREEWPQEVEQGSSSGGTVSPVCEDDDEEAGTSLNWLLGARQRVVLTTERPNKKRKLLGVDAGLQKLVLLPRLGARAGSTCDVCCLGQSAMASNRMLRCSTCKASVHQKCYGVHAVPKGKWLCAWCKYVESAGVSSKREAASTLSMPCVLCPKGKGALKPAKPDPSRTADGGSLQFAHLFCSLWRPEVLVEDMDSMEPVTNIGSVQENPIKMVCTICKVKRGACVRCSHGSCRAAFHPICARDSKHQMEIWGKFGHPNVELKAFCSKHSSVGYVNSLEKSNNASEQGAREVRTKDANLSIGKIPKLRFTRKNKDRSMNYETGSFNPDSLIKVETMEHGALPRTVRSSDTQATRNMEMDTDNPSVSNLMRNSGDIAMVLKKLIDRGDVSVSDIASEVGISSASFEAALVGETTTFSHGLKLKIIKWLQKSAHIPAVEAIPLKESSEVVQEDKLDGSEGTNSVNVNSSLVPVEKEAAVEMSVSTVPKLSPPRSNAKVLKEEKAICATGTTLENGKKDMAKGSADDFSKDFIRNLSPVGNKDTSKAVHEKLIPNSIPGNEVFGASMEIPNQLEATSLGRKNNDLTEPELGSELEGCVSSLDKTSSLGDNVKHGSNSDENGVCNHRDCNMDHVNGQPFFSFDDSHSYIHPSIKEKIAYLWDHTFKQNKQAQYHSEGQLCSSSEKRHVDSSIELMETTEIDVADQISKAKSLGILDHSPDDEVEGEMVFLQARLLDNAMVLKHRYEDLIVKVVQNLSRELNVFSKRKWDFILVNHFLRDVREAKKRGRKEKRHKEAQAVLAEAAAAVAASSRNSTISPKFGAGSSRVAQRTPSLPRPKDSSKPFNSKVSPVTNFGTFHMPILSKENALYCDVCLRSESVLNRIFVCSRCKAAVHIDCYRNLGISIGPWKCELCEDISSEAVSSSGEADCNDKYVSMVRCALCHGTSGAFRKTIDDQWIHAFCAEWLLETKYMRGQDNPVSGMETLLIYLREKDTCCVCISKVGVCLKCNSEGCQTTFHPSCARDAGFYMNIKGFGTTLQHKAYCAKHSTEQKETDAWQYGPEELNSLKRMRVELEKLRLLCERVIKREKVKRETVLCDHDILAKTKDTVVFSYLAPGASSESATTSVNNKSYSGTVQRSDDVTVDSSISGKKTVRFSLNNGDAERNTADSSRTLISFKRKLSERGPLAGKQLPQRSVSALQKLEDGEQKIKDKQIETFQKELIMTSDQASTQNQRLPKGYVYVPRDSLSKEKPWKRNTQTHEPHEPGG